The DNA segment AACGCCCAGCAGCGGCTCACCGAGCTGGACCGCCTTGCTGGAGACGGTGACTTCGGCACCAATATCGCCTCCGCGCTCCGCCGTGTCAGCGACGTCCTCCCGTCCACCGCTGATGCTACCTACCGCACCGTGTTCAGCGCCGCATCTGAGGGATTTCTGCGAACCGGCGGAACTAGCGGCCCCCTGTTCGGGATGTGGTTCCGTAGCATCGCGCGTGCCGGCCACAACTCCGCGGTCTTGCCTGAGCTTGCTGGGGGTGTGGCCGGTGGGCTCGGCGCAATCCAGAGCCTCGGTGGAGCCAAAGTCGGCGACAACACCATGATCGATGCCCTTGCGCCAGCATCGGAAGCCCTTAGTGAGGCGGCTGCCCTGAACCTGTCTGTCCCCGCAGCACTTGAGAACGCGGCCCGCGCCAGCCGTACAGGTGCGCTCAGCACTGGGGATCTGATTGCCCGCCGCGGACGAGCAAGTTACGTCGGCGAACTCGCCCGGGGAGTGCTCGATCCGGGCGCCGTCACCATTGCGCTTTTTTTTGAGGCAGGAGCAACTGCGGCTGGATCTCCCCAGCAGTGGCAGGATCTCGGCGTGAACACCGTTAAGCGTTGATCCCCCGCCCAGAGTGGCGGGCCCCTTCGGGGCCTGCCACTCTCGCACCAGCTGAATGCAGATCAGGACCACACGCAACCAAGTACCGAGGCCGCACCGACACGGGACCTGACCACGCCCTCCTGGCCGGGTTCGTCCGCGCAGCAGAAGCGGCAGCGGCTTTCGAGTTGGCATTGGGCAGGGACGGCCGGCCAAAATCACGTCGGCGGGGACGCAGGGACGCCCTGCAGCCTTCGTCTAGCCGCGTGGACTTCGACGGCCCCATCAGGATCGGTGGAGGGGAGAAAAACAGTCCCCCGATCTCCTGCGCCGGTGAGCACCCGCCTGTCCGGCAGCCCCTCAACCCGGCAGGACACCCCCGCCTGAGCGCTTTCCACCATCTCGTGATTGATCAGAAGGACAAGGCATGCTGAACCACCCTCCCGAATACTTCTTGCTCCTCCATAATTCGGAGCAGGCACGACTTCTGGCTGCGGTCGAGCACCGACGCAACGCCGAGCGCCGACGGGCTGGCACCCCCGACCCAATGCGCAAACAATCCACTTTTGCCCATCTCCTTCGGCGTGCACTCCGTGCCTTACAACCAGTCATCACAACTCACCGGGCCGCCGCCATCGACCGGACCTTGAAAAGGATTCAAGCAGATCCCGCTTCTCCAAAGAATCCAGAAAAGATCACCCTGGCCCGATAATGACAGTCTCTCCCATGGCTACCTACAGGCGTGCCGCGACGCCCCCGTCTTAAACAGTCCTCCAGCCTGTCCGCAACCAATGGATGTACGCAGGTGGACCGGGACCAGGCTACGCCGATTGGGGCGAGAGACACCGCGAACTGGCGAAGATCTCGGACAGCGCAACTCCGACGACGCCAGCACCCAGGAACCGAACCACCGCACGCCCCGTAGCTTGTCACCCGAAAAGTAACCGCAGAAGTTCCACCCCAATACTTGCAGTGCCTTCACGACACCTGCAAGAGACCGACTCATTCGAATTAGGAAAGGCACCCACGTGACGCAGGACAACGATAATGGCCGGTACCTTGGAGTTCTTCAATCAGTGACTGACTGCCTCAATGATGCCGCAGCGGCGTTCGAACGGGTTTGCCAGGACCCGGCGTTGGACAGGGACGACCTCGACGCACTCAATTGGATGTGCAGGTCGTTCAACGACTTCTCCGCCACTATCCAAGGGCTGAGACTGGCCAACGAACGTCGCCCAGACCGCGCTGGTCCCGCACTACCGCCAGTAGCCAGCGCTCCTTAGGAACAGTCCATAGAACGAAGCGAATCGTATAAGATCACCGATCGGCCTAAGCGTGGCACTCCCCTAACCCGATGGGGTCTCCTGCCGGAACGGCTTAGTTCAGTCTCCTCCGGGGAGCCTGTCCGGATCCCCGAGGGGGGCCGCATCCTCGTTGCGTGCTTTCTCCAGTGCGTTCAGGACCAGGTCGAGGCCAAAAACGAACTCCTTCGAGTAGCTGTAACCGGGCTGAAGCACGTGCTTGGACATCAGTTCGAAAAGGTACGGGTAATCGGCGGCGGATAGTTGGGCGAGCAGCATCTGCGCCATCGCCGCGGCCTGTTCCCCGGTATCGAACGGCAAAGCTTTTTCCTGCTTGGCGAATCCGTAGACATAACTATCCAGCGCGGAGACCGCATGGGCCGTCATGGTCAAAGAAAACCCGCCGTTCCGGAAAGTACCCAAGACCCGGTCGTGGTGCCGCAGAGTCGCCGGACCGGGACTAGATCCCGAATCCATCAGCCCGTTCGCCCATGGGTGGCTGAGAAGCACCTCACGAACCGAAACAGACCGCTTCCGTAGGGCGGCCTTCCACGGCTCGTCATGCGGGGGAAGCACAATTTCCGCGAAAAGCGCGTCAATCATACCGTTGAGCAAGTCCTCTTTATTGGCGACGTGGTTGTAGAGGGACATGGCCTCCACACCCAGCTCTTCCCCGAGCCGGCGCATCGTGAGCCGTTCGATACCACCCTCGTCAGCCAATGCAATGGCCGCCTCGAGCACCCGGTCCCGGCTCAGCCTGATCCGGCGGTCCACATCGGGCACCTTCTGGGACATCGTGTTCTCCTCTTCCCGTTACCTGAACTGACAAGCTTACAACGTCCAAATAGATCCCTACAGCGTACATTTACAGTGTAAGTAATCGTTTGGTGAGGTCCGGGAATCAAGCACGAGCTCGAACTGTGATGTAACGACCACCCCGTCGTCACCTCAGCCACCCGCACCGACTGCGTGCAGGACGACCAGTCTCGTGACAACCGCTTCTCGCACCTATCCAGGATGACATCGTGCAATCTCAAAAACGCTTGGCTTGAACCAACCGACGCTGCTGCTGTTCATAGCAATGGCGCTCTATCTACTGCTTCCGCACGTCAACAAAACTTGGCTCTGCCGAAGGCCGTAAGGGACGAGCTGACGCTCCCTGGATCACGACGCCAGGACTCCGCTGTCAAGCCCAGGGATGCAACTATAGGAGCATCCCGGGCCGGTTCACCGCGGAACCATCAACGGATCAACGTGCGCTGGGTCGTAACGGGACTCTGGTGGCTGAGCGCATTATCTTGAAAACCCGGAAACGGCGTTTTGTCACTGTTGGAAAGGAAAACAGCACCGACGGCTGACCCCCGGTGGGCCTGATCGGAGAATGCGTAGCTGGTGACTACGTCCTGTCCTCAGCATGGGATGTCTTGGCGCTGCCCGGCCGCTCCCGCATCGCCAGGATCGCCAGGATCGCCAGAGGCAGTACAGAGATAGTGGCGGCGATGGTGAGCTGGAGGTTGCTCGCCCCGACAAGCGGTGCGATCACCGAGGCAGCAGCTGTCACCCCGGCAGTGGCTAGTAGCAGGCGCGGCACGAGGGGCTTGCGAGTCCTGGCGGATGCAAGGACCATTATGCCGAAGATGAGCATTCCCAAAGCAGCGCTTGCCATTATCGCGCCGAGGTAGGTGACGGAGAATTCGACTCCAACCGAAACGCTC comes from the Arthrobacter sp. CAN_C5 genome and includes:
- a CDS encoding TetR/AcrR family transcriptional regulator C-terminal domain-containing protein; translation: MSQKVPDVDRRIRLSRDRVLEAAIALADEGGIERLTMRRLGEELGVEAMSLYNHVANKEDLLNGMIDALFAEIVLPPHDEPWKAALRKRSVSVREVLLSHPWANGLMDSGSSPGPATLRHHDRVLGTFRNGGFSLTMTAHAVSALDSYVYGFAKQEKALPFDTGEQAAAMAQMLLAQLSAADYPYLFELMSKHVLQPGYSYSKEFVFGLDLVLNALEKARNEDAAPLGDPDRLPGGD
- a CDS encoding DAK2 domain-containing protein — its product is MTTTIDGTTARDWINEFTRIFANAQQRLTELDRLAGDGDFGTNIASALRRVSDVLPSTADATYRTVFSAASEGFLRTGGTSGPLFGMWFRSIARAGHNSAVLPELAGGVAGGLGAIQSLGGAKVGDNTMIDALAPASEALSEAAALNLSVPAALENAARASRTGALSTGDLIARRGRASYVGELARGVLDPGAVTIALFFEAGATAAGSPQQWQDLGVNTVKR